The sequence below is a genomic window from Streptomyces sp. NBC_00582.
GAGGTGCGGCGCACCGAGGACCCCGCCCTCTTCCGGGGCACGGAGGTCGTCGAGCGGGCCGGACGGACGGGGCTGCGCCGGATCACCTACGCCCTGCGCACCGTCAACGGCGTACGGCAGAAGCCGCGGCGGACCAGGACGGAGGTGGTGCGCGAGGCACGCGCGCAGCTCGTGAAGGTCGGCACGAAACCGCTGCCGACGTCCGCCGGGGACGCCGACGGCCTGAACTGGCGGGGGCTCGCGGCGTGCGAGTCCGGGGGACGCCCCGACGCGGTCGACCCCTCCGGGACGTACGGGGGGCTGTACCAGTTCGACACCCGGACCTGGCACAGCCTCGGCGGCAGCGGGCGGCCCCAGGACGCACCGGCCGCCGAACAGACGCTCCGCGCGAAGAAGCTGTACGTACGGCGGGGGGCGAGTCCCTGGCCGCACTGCGGGGCGCGGCTGCACGGGTGAGGGACCGTCCGCCGGCCCCCGTACCCTTGTCCCGTGAGCAGCCCCACCCCCGACGCCCTCCTCGGCCCCGCAGACATCCGTGAACTCGCGGCGGTCCTCGGTGTGCGTCCCACCAAGCAGCGCGGCCAGAACTTCGTGATCGACGCGAACACCGTCCGCCGTATCGTCCGTACCGCGCAGGTCCGCCCCGACGACGTGGTCGTCGAGGTCGGTCCGGGGCTCGGCTCCCTCACGCTCGCCCTGCTGGAGGTCGCCGACCGGGTCACGGCCGTCGAGATCGACGACGTCCTGGCCGCCGCGCTGCCCGCGACGATCACGGCGCGCATGCCGGAGCGCGCGGAGCGGTTCGCGCTGGTGCACTCCGACGCGATGCACGTGACCGAGCTCCCGGGCCCCGCGCCGACCGCGCTGGTCGCGAACCTCCCCTACAACGTGGCCGTCCCCGTCCTGCTGCACATGCTCGACACCTTCCCGGGCATCGAACGCACCCTCGTGATGGTCCAGTCCGAGGTCGCCGACCGCCTCGCCGCCGCGCCCGGCTCCAAGGTGTACGGCGTCCCGTCGGTGAAGGCCAACTGGTACGCCGAGGTCAAGCGGGCCGGAGCCATCGGCCGGACCGTCTTCTGGCCGGCGCCCAACGTCGACAGCGGGCTCGTCTCGCTGGTCCGCCGCACCGAGCCGATCAAGACCACCGCGTCGAAGCGCGAGGTGTTCGCCGTCGTCGACGCGGCCTTCGCCCAGCGGCGCAAGACGCTGCGGGCCGCTCTCGCCGGCTGGGCCGGTTCGGCGGCGGCGGCCGAGGAGGCGCTGGTCGCGGCCGGGGTGTCCCCGCAGGCGCGCGGCGAGTCGCTGACCGTCGAGGAATTCGCCCGCATCGCCGAGAACACACCCCGAAGCCGGCAGGAGAACCCAGCGTGAGCGTCACCGTCCGCGTGCCCGCCAAGGTCAACGTCCAGCTCGCGGTCGGTGCCGCGCGCCCGGACGGCTTCCACGACCTGGCGAACGTGTTCCTCGCGGTCGGCCTGTACGACGAGGTGACCGTCACCCCCGCCGACGCGCTCCGCGTCACCTGCGAGGGCCCCGACGCCGCCCAGGTCCCCCTGGACCGCACCAACCTCGCCGCCCGCGCGGGGCTCGCCCTCGCCGAGCGCTACGACCGCGACCCCCGCGTCCACCTCCACATCGCCAAGGACATCCCGGTGGCCGGCGGCATGGCGGGCGGCAGCGCGGACGGGGCGGCCGCCCTGCTGGCCTGCGACACACTGTGGGGCATCGGGGCGCCCCGCGGTGAACTCCTCGACCTCTGCGCCGACCTGGGCAGCGACGTCCCGTTCAGCCTGGTCGGCGGGGCGGCCCTCGGCACCGGGCGCGGCGAGAAGCTGACACCGCTGGAGGTGGGCGGCACCTTCCACTGGGTGTTCGCGATGGCGGAGCGGGGGCTGTCGACGCCGGCGGTGTTCCGTGAGTTCGACCGTCTCGCCGAGGGGCTCGACATCCCCGAGCCGGTCGCCTCCGAGGCGCTCCTCGACGCCCTGGCCGCCGGCGACCCCGACGCGCTCGCCGCGACGGTCTCCAACGACCTTCAGCCCGCCGCGCTCTCCCTCTTCCCCGAACTGGCCGACACGCTGGCGGCGGGGCGCGGGGCGGGCGCGCTGGCGGCGCTGGTCTCGGGCTCCGGCCCGACGACGGCCTTCCTGGTCCGTGATCCGGGGGCGGCTCGGACGGTGGCCGAGGCCCTGCGCGTCTCCGGCACCTGCCGCACGGTGCGGGTGGCGACGGCGCCGGCGGCGGGGGCGACGGTGCTCTGAGGGGCGGCCGCGGTCGGGAGTTCGTCGATGGCGGTCAGACGGTAGCGGCCCTTCGCCGATCACGTCATCACGAAGAGTGACCGCACCCTCGCGCCCCGCCCCTCACCCGGCAGGCCCTACGCTAGAAGGCTGACCGACCCCCATGCGCAGGAGAGAAATGGCCGTCAACCTGGTCAATGTCGAGAACGTCAGCAAGGTGTACGGCACCCGTACCCTCCTCGACGGCATCTCGCTCGGCGTGTCCGAAGGGGACCGCATCGGGGTCGTCGGCCGCAACGGCGACGGCAAGACCACCCTGATCCGGATGCTCGCCAAGCTGGAGGAGGCCGACTCCGGGCGGGTCACCCACTCCGGCGGGCTGCGCCTGGGCGTCCTCACCCAGCACGACTCGCTCGACCCCGCCGCGACCGTACGGCACGAGGTCATCCGGGACCTCGCCGACCACGAGTGGGCGGGCAACGCCAAGATCAGGGACGTGCTGACGGGACTGTTCGGCGGGCTGGACCTGCCCGGCTTCCCGCAGGGGCTCGACACCGTCATCGGACCGCTCTCCGGCGGTGAGCGCCGCCGTATCGCGCTCGCCAAGCTGCTCATCGACGAGCAGGACATGATCGTCCTCGACGAGCCGACGAACCACCTCGACGTCGAGGGCATCGCCTGGCTCGCCCGCCACCTCCAGGCCCGGCGCTCCGCGCTGGTGTGCGTCACCCACGACCGCTGGTTCCTCGACCAGGTCTGCACGCGCATGTGGGACGTGCAGCGCGGTGACGTCCACGAGTACGAGGGCGGCTACTCCGACTACGTCTTCGCGCGCGCGGAGCGGGAGCGGATCGCCGCGACCGAGGAGGTCAAGCGGCAGAACCTGGTCCGCAAGGAGCTGGCCTGGCTGCGGCGCGGCGCCCCCGCCCGCACGTCGAAGCCGCGCTTCCGCGTCGAGGCCGCCAACGAGCTGATCAAGGACGTGCCGCCGCCCCGGGACACCGGCGAGCTGATGAAGTTCGCCTCGTCGCGGCTGGGCAAGACCGTCTTCGACCTCGAGGACGTCTCCGTGCAGGCCGGCCCGAAGGTGCTGCTCAAGCACGTCACCTGGCAGCTCGGCCCCGGCGACCGCATCGGCCTGGTCGGCGTCAACGGCGCCGGCAAGACCTCCCTGCTGCGGGCCATGGCCGAGGCGTGGCGCACCGAGGCGGAGACCCAGCCCGCGGGCGGCCGGGTCGTCGTCGGCAAGACCGTGAAGCTCGCCTACCTCTCCCAGGAGGTCGGCGAACTCGACCCGAACCTGCGGGTCCTGGAGGCCGTGCAGCGGGTGCGCGAGCGCGTCGACCTCGGCAAGGGGCGCGAGATGACCGCGGGTCAGCTGTGCGAGACGTTCGGCTTCAACAAGGAGAAGCAGTGGACGCCGGTCGGCGACCTCTCCGGCGGCGAGCGGCGGCGCCTGCAGCTCCTGCGGCTCCTCATGGACGAGCCGAACGTCCTCTTCCTCGACGAGCCGACCAACGACCTCGACATCGAGACCCTCACCCAGCTCGAGGACGTCCTCGACGGCTGGCCCGGCTCGATGATCGTCATCTCCCACGACCGGTTCTTCGTCGAGCGCACCACGGACCGGGTGTTCGCGCTGCTCGGTGACGCCACGCTGCGGATGCTGCCGCGCGGCATCGACGAGTACCTGGAGCGCCGGGCGCGCATGGAGGAGGCCGCGGCCTCCTCCGCCCCGGCGGCCGCGCCGAAGCCGGCCACGACCGAGAAGAGCGCCGCCGACCAGCGCGCCGCGAAGAAGGAACTCCAGCGGATCGAGCGGCAGTTGGACAAGATCTCCGAGCGGGAGTCCACGCTGCACACCCGGATCGCCGCCCACGCGACCGACTTCGCGAAGGTCGCCGAACTCGACGCGGAGCTGCGCGGGCTGGCGGGGGAGCGGGAGGATCTGGAGATGCGGTGGCTGGAACTGGCCGAGGACGTCTAGCACGTCGGCGCCCGCGCGTGTGCCCCGTGAAGGGGGCGTGAAGGCGCATAACAAGGGCATCACGGGCCGGTCCTCCCTTGGGAACAGGGGTGGATCCGGCCCGATTTGGTGTCCGGGCCGGGTGATACAAAGGGCTGGCCAAAAAGCAGTGACAAGGGGGAAGACGCTGATGGCCACGCCGCCTGATCAGCCGCCGCAGCAGGGTGGTTTCGGAGCACCGCAGATGCCGCCCCAGCCGCCCGCCCAGCCGGGGTACGGCTATCCGCAGCAGGCCGGACCCTACGGCGCCCCGGCCGCACCGGGGCCGTACGGGCAGCCCCAGCAGCCGGGCGCGTACGGACAGCCGGGCCCCTATGGCCAGCCCGGCCCCTACGGGCAGCAGCCCCAGCCCGGTTACGGCTACCCGTCCGGCCCGCCGCAGTTCCCCGGCACCCCCGGCCCCCCGCCCCCCGGCTCGCGCAACCCCTTCAAGGGGCGCCCGGCGTGGGTCGTGGCCGCCGCGGTGGCCGCCCTGCTGGCGGTCGGCGGGGTCGTGTTCGCGGTCACCGGCGGCGGTGACGACGGCAAGAAGCCGGTCGCCGGCCCGAGCGACGACCACAAGGGCGCGAGCGACGGCCCGGTCAACCCCGGCGACGGCAGCGGCGACGGCGGCGAGGACCCGCAGGACCTCAACGAGGGCCGCAAGGCCGGCGAGGCCAAGGTGCTCTGGTACAAGGAGGCACCGGACGCGCCCGCCGACGGCGCCGAGGCACCCGGCATGTGGATCACGTCGAAGGTCGCGGTGAAGGCGGCGTACAAGGAGGTCGTCGCGTACGGCGTCGCCGACGGAAAGCCGGCCTGGGACCCGATCGCGTTCCCCCAGAAGATCTGCTCGGTCACCCGGGACAGGACCACCGACGACAAGATCGTCGTCGCGTACATGAGCGGCGTCAGCGACCGCGCCCAGTGCAACCAGCTCCAGCAGATCGACCTCGCCACCGGCGCCGAGGGCTGGACCGCGAAGGTCGCGGACGGGCAGCTCTTCGACAGCGTCGGCAGCGGCATCGGGCTGTCCCTCGCCGGGAACACGCTGGTCGTGGGCCGCTCGCAGTCCGGGGTGGCGTACGACGTCCGTACCGGCAAGAAGCTGTACGACATCGAGAAGTACGGCGACTCGTGCTTCCCGAAGGCGTTCGCGGGCGGGGCCCGGCTCGTCATGGTGGCGTCCTGTGCCGCGCTGAAGGCCGACGAGCACGTCGAGCTCCGGGAGCTGGACCCGGCCACCGGCAAGGCGAAGTGGACCCGCAAGCTCGACAAGGGCTGGGAGGTCGAACGGGTGTACTCGCTCGACCCGCTGGTCGTCTACAGCACCAACGACGACAAGAACACCTGGAACATCTCCACGTTCAGGACGGACGGCAGCTTCCGTTCGCAGGTCGGCGTCGACGAGGACTTCGACCCGCAGTGCGGCTGGGCGCTCTTCGACAGCGACCTCACCGGCTGTCTGGGCACGGCGGTCGACGCGAACACGCTCTACCTCCCCACCGACGCGAGCGGCTCCGCCAACGAGATCGTCGCGATCGACCTCTCCACCGGCAAGGAGAGGTGGCGCGTGAAGTCGCCCACCGACGAGCCGATGACGCCGATGACGACCGGGAGCGGCAAGCTCGTGGCCTACGTCGAGCCGTCCTCCGGGGCGGGCGGCCGGGTGGTGTCGGTCCCGACGGCCGGATCCGCGCACACCCCGACGACGCTGCTGCAACTGCCCGCGGGGACGGTCGACATCGAGGACGGCTTCTCCGACGGCGACCGTGCCTGGGTCGACGACCGGCTGTACCTCTCCTCCACCCAGCTCACCGGCGAGGACGACGGGAAGGAGAAGCTGATGCTCGCCTACGGCAAGTGAGCGGATCCCCTCTGCGTCCTTCCCGTCCCGTCGTCCCCAGCGTCCCGCCGAGGAAATCCACACCATGACCCAGCCGCCGCCGCCACCGCCGAACCAGCCCCCGAAGGACCAACCGCCCGGGCGACAGGGTGCCTTCGGGCCACCCGAACCGCCGCAGGACGCGGCACCGCAGGCGGACCAGGGCGCTCGGCCGACGCCGGGGGCTCCTGCGGCACCGCCCGCGGCTCAGCCGCCCCAGCCGCAACCGCAGTACGGCGCACCGCCTCAGCCACAGCCCGGCTACGGCCACCCGCCGGCCCCCCAGCCTCCGCAGCAGCCGCAACCCGGCTACGGCTACCCGGCGGCTCCTCAGCCGCCGCAGCCACAGCCCGGTTACGGATACCCGGCCGCCGCGCCGCAGCCCCCGCAGCCCCAGCCGGGCTACGGATACCCCGGCACCGCCCCGCAGCCGCAGCCGCCGTACGGTGCCGCGGCGCCCTACGGGCAGCAGCCCGGGTACGGATACCCCGGGCAGCCGGTGACCGTCCCCCTGCGGTCGCCGTCCGCGCCCGCGGGCGGGCGGAAGGTGAACGCCTCGACGGTGATCATCGTCGCGGCGGTGGTGGCGATCGCGCTGATCGTCGGCGGCGGGATCTGGTACTCCGGGTCGTCCGGCGGGGGCGGCACGCAGGGCGGCCCCACCGCCTCCGCGGGCCCCACCGGCGGCGACGGCAAGGGCGGGGTCGCCAAGGGCGGCGAGAAGGTGCCCGCCGACCCCGGCGCCAAGCCTCTCTTCCAGGTGCCGATGCCCACCGTCGCCAAGGACGACAGCGTGGCCGTGGACGGCTCCTGGCTGACCGACACGGCGTATGTGAAGAGCGGTGTCGCCGAGATCGTGGGCTACGACCGCGACAAGGGCACCGAGCTGTGGACGGTGAAGCTGCCCGGCCCGGTGTGCGCGGCGAGCCGGCGGACCAACGAGGACGGCCGCACCGCGATCGTCTTCCAGCCGAAGATGCCCCCGAAGGACTCCACGGCCGGCTGCACCCAGGTCGCCGCGATCGACCTGAACGCGGGCAGGCAACTGTGGACGAAGACGGTCAACTCCGGTGACGCGCTGATCGACTTCGACAATGTCACCGTCAGCGCGAACACGGTCGCCGTGGGCAGCACCGACGGCGGCGCCGCCTTCGACATCACCACCGGCAAGGTGCTCTGGTCGCCCAAGACCTCCGACACCTGCTACGACGCCGGCTACGGCGGCGGAGCCAAACTGGTCGCGGTGCGCAAGTGCGGTTCGTACGACGCCCCGCAGCTGCACATCCAGACCATCGACCCGGCCTCCGGGAAGGTGCTCTCCGAGTACAAGATGGCCACCGACATCGAGTACGCCGGCGTGGTCTCGACGGACCCGCTGGTCGTGGCCGCCGACGTCGGCGACAGCGCCGGTGACGGCAGCGGCATCTCGGACTTCTTCTCCATCGACAACAGGACCGGCGAACTGCGCACCCGTATCTCCGCGCCGGGCGACGAGTACGCCGCCGAGTGCGACAGCATCGACACACCCGAGGCGTGCACGGGCCTCGCCGTCGGCAACGACCGGCTGTACATCGCCACCGAGGAACGCGACACCGACAACGGCTCCCGCGGCAACTCGATCGTCGCCTTCGACCTCGGCACCGGCAAACAGACCGGCCAGCGCGCCGACTCCGGTGCCGACTACACGCTCTTCCCGCTGCGGATGGACGGCGGCGACGTGATCGCGTACAAGGAGCCGCCGTACGACAAGGGCGGACAGGTCGTCAGCATCGACGGCGGCTCCTTCAAGGAGACCGAGCTGCTGGAGAACACCGGCTCCGAGGAGGCGCGGGAGATGGAGAGCGCCATGTCCCCCGAGTACTCGGAGATCCTGTACTCCCAGGGCCGGCTGTACATGGCCGGCACGTACGCCGACGCCGACAGCGTCGGCGACAAGGAGTACCTGGCGATCGCTTTCGGCACCTCGGGCTGATCCCTCTCGCACAGACGCGCGGCCCCGCCCCTGCTCAGGGGCGGGGCCGCCTACTTACCGCTCATCACCCTCGCATGCGAGGAATTTCGGCGATCCGGGGCACTTCTCGCCGGTAGGGGAGCGCAACGTCGAACAAGCGTGTAGCTTCCGGGGGCATGAAGGACGGGGTGCCGGGGGGCACCTTTTGTCTGTGGTGACAGTTCTGTTGTGTTCCGTCTGTCGTGTTCCGTGGGGGGACTGGGGGGTTGCCGATGGGAGTGCGGCTGATGGTGGTCGACGACCACCGACTGCTCGCCGAGGCGCTGGCCTCGGCGTTGAAACTGCGGGGGCACCGGGTGCTCGCCGCGGCCGCGCCCGCCGCCGGTGCGGCGGAGCTGGTGATCACCCGGGCGCCGGAGGTGTGCCTGCTGGGGACGGCGGCCCCGGCCGAGCCGGGCGTCTTCGATCCGGTGGTCCGCATCAAACGGGAGCGTCCGCAGGTGGCGGTCCTCGTCCTCGGGCCGGTGCCCAGCCCCCGGGGGATCGCCGCCGCCTTCGCCGCGGGTGCCTCCGGCTATGTACGCCACGACGAGCGCATCGAGGGTGTCGAGCGGGCGATCATGAAGGCGAGGGCGGGTGAGGCGGCGGTGGCCCCGCAGCTCCTCCAGGGTGCCTTCGCCGAACTCCTGAACCCCGCGGCCCAGCCGGACGACGAGGGGCAGCGGCTGCTGCAGATGCTCACCCCGCGCGAGGTCGAGGTCCTGGTCCGGGTCGCCGACGGCGAGGACACCCGGCTCATCGCCGCCGGCATGGGCATCGCCCCCTCCACGGCCCGCACCCACGTCCAGCGCGTCCTGATGAAACTGGGCGTCGGCTCCCGCCTGGAGGCGGCCGCCCTCGCCGCCCGCACGGGCCTCCTGGACCGCGCGGGTCCCCTCGGCTCCCACCACGCGGGCGCGGACCCGAGGCCGTAGCCGCGCCCGGCCTACGGTGGTGCCGAGCCGATCGACGACGTCGTACGCCAGAACCCGCCCGGGAGCCGTGATGACCCTGACCGCCCCGCCGACCGGAGTGATCCCGCCCGTCTGCACCCCCCTGACACCGGACGGCGAGGTGGACGTCCCCTCGCTGCGCCGGCTCGTCGGCCATCTCCTGGACGGCGGCGTGGACGGTTTGTTCGTGCTCGGCTCCACCTCGGAGGTCGCGTTCCTCACCGACCGGCAGCGCCGGCTGGTCACCGAGACCGTCGTCGAGCAGGCCGCGGGTCGGCTGCCGGTGCTGGCCGGGGCGATCGACACGACCACGCCCCGGGTGCTCGACCATGTCCGCGCCGTCGCGGCGGCGGGCGCGGACGCCGTCGTCGTCACCGCCCCCTTCTACACCCGCACCCACCCCGCCGAGATCGCCCGCCACTACCGGCTGACCGCCGACCACGGCACCCTTCCGGTGATCGCCTACGACATCCCGGTCGCCGTGCACACCAAGCTGCCCGCCGGGCTCGTCCTGGAGCTCGCCGCCGAGGGCGTGCTCGCCGGGCTCAAGGACTCCAGCGGCGACCTGGCCGGCTTCCGCGAGGTCGCGGCCGGCGCCCGCGGCCTGCCCGGCTTCAGTGCCCTCACCGGCTCCGAACTGCTCGTCGACGCGGCCCTGGCGCTGGGCGCGGACGGGGTCGTGCCCGGTCTGGGCAACGTCGACCCCCACGGGTACGTCCGTCTCGTGCGCCGGTACCGGTCGGGCGACCTCGCGGGGGCGCGGGCCGAACAGGAACGGCTGTGCGCCCTGTTCGGCATGGTGTCCGTCGGCGACCCGGCCCGGATGGGCGCCGGCTCGGCGGCCCTGGGCGCCTTCAAGACGGCTCTGCACCTGCGGGGCGTCATCGACTGCCCGGCGACCGCCGCACCGCAGATCCCCCTGTCGCCCGAGGAGACCGCGGAGGTCGCCAAGTTCCTGGCGGGGGCGGGCCTGCCGGGGCGCGCACAGGACTTTCGAAACACCCCCTAGGGCTGGTCGCCCTCCTCCGGTGCCGGCAGGGTCGGCGTGGGGTGTGCCGTCGGCCGCAGCCACAGCCACACCAGGAAGAAGAGGCCGAGGGCCAGCATCCCGAGGCCGGTCCAGAGGTTGATGTTGATGCCCTGGGCCTTGTCGATCTCGGCGTCGCTGTCGGTCAGCCCGGTGAGGGTGAGGATGACGCCGTACAGGACGAACAGGCCGCCGATGATGCGGCGCAGGTCGAAGATGCGGGCGGCGGTCGCCGACTTCTCCTCCAGCTCGGTGACCTCCCGCTGGACGTCGGCCTCGGAGTA
It includes:
- a CDS encoding helix-turn-helix transcriptional regulator; this encodes MGVRLMVVDDHRLLAEALASALKLRGHRVLAAAAPAAGAAELVITRAPEVCLLGTAAPAEPGVFDPVVRIKRERPQVAVLVLGPVPSPRGIAAAFAAGASGYVRHDERIEGVERAIMKARAGEAAVAPQLLQGAFAELLNPAAQPDDEGQRLLQMLTPREVEVLVRVADGEDTRLIAAGMGIAPSTARTHVQRVLMKLGVGSRLEAAALAARTGLLDRAGPLGSHHAGADPRP
- a CDS encoding 4-(cytidine 5'-diphospho)-2-C-methyl-D-erythritol kinase encodes the protein MSVTVRVPAKVNVQLAVGAARPDGFHDLANVFLAVGLYDEVTVTPADALRVTCEGPDAAQVPLDRTNLAARAGLALAERYDRDPRVHLHIAKDIPVAGGMAGGSADGAAALLACDTLWGIGAPRGELLDLCADLGSDVPFSLVGGAALGTGRGEKLTPLEVGGTFHWVFAMAERGLSTPAVFREFDRLAEGLDIPEPVASEALLDALAAGDPDALAATVSNDLQPAALSLFPELADTLAAGRGAGALAALVSGSGPTTAFLVRDPGAARTVAEALRVSGTCRTVRVATAPAAGATVL
- a CDS encoding ABC-F family ATP-binding cassette domain-containing protein — translated: MAVNLVNVENVSKVYGTRTLLDGISLGVSEGDRIGVVGRNGDGKTTLIRMLAKLEEADSGRVTHSGGLRLGVLTQHDSLDPAATVRHEVIRDLADHEWAGNAKIRDVLTGLFGGLDLPGFPQGLDTVIGPLSGGERRRIALAKLLIDEQDMIVLDEPTNHLDVEGIAWLARHLQARRSALVCVTHDRWFLDQVCTRMWDVQRGDVHEYEGGYSDYVFARAERERIAATEEVKRQNLVRKELAWLRRGAPARTSKPRFRVEAANELIKDVPPPRDTGELMKFASSRLGKTVFDLEDVSVQAGPKVLLKHVTWQLGPGDRIGLVGVNGAGKTSLLRAMAEAWRTEAETQPAGGRVVVGKTVKLAYLSQEVGELDPNLRVLEAVQRVRERVDLGKGREMTAGQLCETFGFNKEKQWTPVGDLSGGERRRLQLLRLLMDEPNVLFLDEPTNDLDIETLTQLEDVLDGWPGSMIVISHDRFFVERTTDRVFALLGDATLRMLPRGIDEYLERRARMEEAAASSAPAAAPKPATTEKSAADQRAAKKELQRIERQLDKISERESTLHTRIAAHATDFAKVAELDAELRGLAGEREDLEMRWLELAEDV
- a CDS encoding outer membrane protein assembly factor BamB family protein, giving the protein MATPPDQPPQQGGFGAPQMPPQPPAQPGYGYPQQAGPYGAPAAPGPYGQPQQPGAYGQPGPYGQPGPYGQQPQPGYGYPSGPPQFPGTPGPPPPGSRNPFKGRPAWVVAAAVAALLAVGGVVFAVTGGGDDGKKPVAGPSDDHKGASDGPVNPGDGSGDGGEDPQDLNEGRKAGEAKVLWYKEAPDAPADGAEAPGMWITSKVAVKAAYKEVVAYGVADGKPAWDPIAFPQKICSVTRDRTTDDKIVVAYMSGVSDRAQCNQLQQIDLATGAEGWTAKVADGQLFDSVGSGIGLSLAGNTLVVGRSQSGVAYDVRTGKKLYDIEKYGDSCFPKAFAGGARLVMVASCAALKADEHVELRELDPATGKAKWTRKLDKGWEVERVYSLDPLVVYSTNDDKNTWNISTFRTDGSFRSQVGVDEDFDPQCGWALFDSDLTGCLGTAVDANTLYLPTDASGSANEIVAIDLSTGKERWRVKSPTDEPMTPMTTGSGKLVAYVEPSSGAGGRVVSVPTAGSAHTPTTLLQLPAGTVDIEDGFSDGDRAWVDDRLYLSSTQLTGEDDGKEKLMLAYGK
- the rsmA gene encoding 16S rRNA (adenine(1518)-N(6)/adenine(1519)-N(6))-dimethyltransferase RsmA codes for the protein MSSPTPDALLGPADIRELAAVLGVRPTKQRGQNFVIDANTVRRIVRTAQVRPDDVVVEVGPGLGSLTLALLEVADRVTAVEIDDVLAAALPATITARMPERAERFALVHSDAMHVTELPGPAPTALVANLPYNVAVPVLLHMLDTFPGIERTLVMVQSEVADRLAAAPGSKVYGVPSVKANWYAEVKRAGAIGRTVFWPAPNVDSGLVSLVRRTEPIKTTASKREVFAVVDAAFAQRRKTLRAALAGWAGSAAAAEEALVAAGVSPQARGESLTVEEFARIAENTPRSRQENPA
- a CDS encoding dihydrodipicolinate synthase family protein, giving the protein MTLTAPPTGVIPPVCTPLTPDGEVDVPSLRRLVGHLLDGGVDGLFVLGSTSEVAFLTDRQRRLVTETVVEQAAGRLPVLAGAIDTTTPRVLDHVRAVAAAGADAVVVTAPFYTRTHPAEIARHYRLTADHGTLPVIAYDIPVAVHTKLPAGLVLELAAEGVLAGLKDSSGDLAGFREVAAGARGLPGFSALTGSELLVDAALALGADGVVPGLGNVDPHGYVRLVRRYRSGDLAGARAEQERLCALFGMVSVGDPARMGAGSAALGAFKTALHLRGVIDCPATAAPQIPLSPEETAEVAKFLAGAGLPGRAQDFRNTP
- a CDS encoding outer membrane protein assembly factor BamB family protein — its product is MTQPPPPPPNQPPKDQPPGRQGAFGPPEPPQDAAPQADQGARPTPGAPAAPPAAQPPQPQPQYGAPPQPQPGYGHPPAPQPPQQPQPGYGYPAAPQPPQPQPGYGYPAAAPQPPQPQPGYGYPGTAPQPQPPYGAAAPYGQQPGYGYPGQPVTVPLRSPSAPAGGRKVNASTVIIVAAVVAIALIVGGGIWYSGSSGGGGTQGGPTASAGPTGGDGKGGVAKGGEKVPADPGAKPLFQVPMPTVAKDDSVAVDGSWLTDTAYVKSGVAEIVGYDRDKGTELWTVKLPGPVCAASRRTNEDGRTAIVFQPKMPPKDSTAGCTQVAAIDLNAGRQLWTKTVNSGDALIDFDNVTVSANTVAVGSTDGGAAFDITTGKVLWSPKTSDTCYDAGYGGGAKLVAVRKCGSYDAPQLHIQTIDPASGKVLSEYKMATDIEYAGVVSTDPLVVAADVGDSAGDGSGISDFFSIDNRTGELRTRISAPGDEYAAECDSIDTPEACTGLAVGNDRLYIATEERDTDNGSRGNSIVAFDLGTGKQTGQRADSGADYTLFPLRMDGGDVIAYKEPPYDKGGQVVSIDGGSFKETELLENTGSEEAREMESAMSPEYSEILYSQGRLYMAGTYADADSVGDKEYLAIAFGTSG